A region of the Mytilus galloprovincialis chromosome 1, xbMytGall1.hap1.1, whole genome shotgun sequence genome:
CTGATTCATCTGTAAATAGTTAACACTGTCAACATTCTGCTGTCCGGCAGCAGCTGGTTCCTTGTTCACTGGATATAACAGTCTAACATCTAATTTGGAATTGTGTTCACGTAAAGACTCTCGGCTGTAATGTTCTACCAAgtcatttatattttgaaagtcaCATGTTTGAGGTGTAAATCCATAATGatgattttctttgtaaattaaaCAATGTCCGACTGTGCCTTGATAACTGGAATAAAAAAAGTtacattttaaataacaaattgtATGCTGCTTTGCTCGaacaaaaatgatatatttttagcCTGTGTAAAATACTCTTTAATGCAAGAgacttattataataataatctttTTAGACATTATCATTTCTCGTTTATTATTTGaaacatttaatgtttttttcatgtGCCATTATTTAATTCAAAGTTTCCCCATGTGGACTATTTCCTTGTAATTCTGCCTATATACGCTGTAGCAATGTTATATTTCCTTATCAATGTCTGACCTAAATTACTGAGGATTATCTTAAGATATTTCAACATAAAATCAGGTTGAACTATATTTATATGACCTAACTAAAACATATAGGTTATCTGAATATAAATGAGGcctttaatattcaaatttatttgaaagCACGTTTCTGACCTACATAGCAGATTATTTCTATAATGCTCAACTGGACGATCTTGTTGTTATGACAATTttctctttcctttttttttgagAGAGGGAGGGAGAGAATAATCTTCTATTCAGATTTATATATGACCTTTCACTAACATTTGTATTGGCTGTGTGACCTACTTTTCTATGTATCTATAGGCCTATTGGTCAATATTCTATTAGCCACCTTTACGTGACCTTATCAAATCTTTGTGAGTCCCATTCCTTAGGTCACCCTCCAATATCAGTAACACAGAGGTCTTAAACAATACTTACACAATGGACAGCACTAGTTTGTCATTCTTATCATCTCTTTTGGGTCGGATTAAAAAGGTGCCATCTCTTTGGTTTGATAGTAATTTTTCTGACCCTGGACGATCACATTCAACATACCAGTCTTTCTCTTCATGCTTTACCTTGCTGCAATAGATGTAAAACCCATTTACTTTAAAACCAGAATTTCAACCTATAAATCATGTATTTCAACTAATAAATCATATAATTAACTATAGTACAAATTCAATTTGAACTGCTGTCTCATTTTTTCATCGTAAAGACATTTCACGCCAAACTGGTACTTATTATGTCAAATAAcgatatgaaaaatatgttaataaTATGCATGATATGCTAGTTAAGGAGTCACGTTTCTCCTGCGGTAACCAGTCAATATGTTTCAAacttaaaaccttttttttaaactacGTAAGATATGTATTGAAGCATACAGTAACATCACTTCTGAGTCTGTACAGACATAAAAAGACATGTTCTATTATAGCCTAAGGGTTTATCTATTTATAAGGTCATCAATGTGCTTCAAGGCATACCACCAGAACAAATTAACGCCATGTAACAGATTTCTCCAGGGGAAATACACTAATATCACTGTTCAGTTATAAAAGAATCAGATAGACCACAATCATTCTCCCTCTGGAAGGTATAAAATGTCAATAACAAAACTTCTTGTTACCAGGTGGTCACAGCTCATCAAAGAAAACACAACAGTGATGTTGCTTATGATCTTaatatcaaagttttgtaaatgcCCGATAATGCACTATTCTACATGTACTTGTGACCCAATTCATTTGTAAATACACATCTTCTTCTGGAAAAAGTTTTTCcctaatatttaatatttttcttttttccagTCTTAAATGATATTGTGTAATTATCCTCTATTTCATTTACAATTAGCTTACCTTTCGCTCTCTAATATTTTTTCAATAGCTTCAGCAGGATAGTTTTGGTCTTGTAAATATTTCTTAATCTGATCTCTTTGTCTGTTCAATCTTTTGATTTCAGGGCGAAGGGCATTCATATCGCTGATGAGTGATCGGTTACGTTGTGTTTTAGCACTAATATCTGCCTCTAAATGCTCTTTACTACCAGTTATACTGTCAAGTCTTCCTCGTAATAAATCATAATTTTCtttcaatctaaaaaaaattaaaaataaatttaactttcaaATAGCAAACTAAAAGTAAATATTGTTGAAACTTCTTTTTATATtctgaaataaaatttgtttttttattcttattaagGATTCTGGAATTACATTGCAACATTTTGTTCATTTGTAAGACCTTAAATctaattatcaataaaatgttgTAATCCATTTCTTAAGCTAAGAGAGTGACGTCAATGCTATCCTATGACTTAAAGACATCTATATCATCTATCCTGATATACGTTAATGGAGTTACCAATCAATACCAGGGATAACTAAGTCCTCAGGAGTCAACGGGGTAACCAAGAAAGACTATTTAATCATGGATTTTCTAAAACCATCCTTTTTGGGTGTATATTGATTCCGCCAAACTGCTTTTactttctttttattataatatgttgAATAATAACACATAGTCAAACTTGACATAAAGGCAATAAAAGTAAATCTAAAACAGAATTTCTTAACAAGTTCTTGTGGACTCAGCAGAAAAACGGTCGGTAACCTATTCCATTTGTAAAACATAATCAAATAAATGCATGTCACTTATTGTTAATTCTGCTGACGGGGAAGCCAATATTCTACCCAATCAATCTTATTACAATTTAAATTGGCAAATCCACATTGCTATTTAGAATTCCAAATCAAAAGTAAATTGACAAGATAAAAAGTTCAGTAACTTCATTTCTAACTACTTCCTGCTTCTActgattttgtttacattttcacatttattttataaatgtttttgactCTAACTCTTAAGCCGAATGTAGGATTGATCAAATTATTATTCATTGCAAGGTTTACCATTCTTCAACTGTCTTcagtacttttaaaatacaaactATGCTAAGTGCTTCTAATTACTGCTTAATTAACTTATTCTTTTAATTACTTGTGCTTTCAAAAACTGTCAACCTGTTTAATCAAGTTGTGTGAACCAGAACAAACCAGAATACATAAAACCTGAATACATTTTAATACTATCTATAAATTTTTTACTATTTCTTGATCATATAGTCCCACAACAGTGGTCACTAAACCATAACTACCTACATATATATCACcataataaaatgattttatgaATTGGGACGTGGGCTGTCCACTAGTGGGTCAGTCTTGTCATATTTAACATTAATTACGGCCATTTCTTGTTGACCTGTCATACCCAATACACCATAAAAATGTCCCACACGTCATTGAGAATGAGTTGCAATTTTCtggatatttattttaatatataagacAAAATAATCACCTCTGTAAGTCTCTGACTGAAGCATCAGCATGGTGGCGCCTATGAAGTTCTAACTGTTCCTCAAAGACTTTGACGGTTTCTTTAAATGCATCTAAAGCTTGATGTTTTAACTGAAGTTCTTGATTGAGTTTTGAATGTTGTTCATAATGTTTATCATATTCAGCCATCTTTTTGAGGTAGTCTTTGTGAACTTGCTGCAATTTTTGTACTTCCTGCGAGACATCTGTATATACCTGTAATTTAACATATAGTTATAGCTTACAGGTAAAACACACCTTTTTCTTCTCActtaaacataaattatttatgaaattaaCTCACACATAATTATAAAGACTTAATACAATGAATCATTAATTCTTAAAGGCAAACAATGAACTATGTATATTTTGTACTTTACAAAACCTATATTTACTAAGAACAAATTTGAGATCACACAAACACATCATGAATTCTACTTAATTGCAATTAAGAGAATCGTTCCGTCTGTGAATAATGTTTAAGCATAATACATACTGTCATAGAGCTATAAAACATTTGACACCTATCTTGgaatactaatttataattttataacagtAAACAAATAACGCCTCCACTTTCCAAACATAAATCATTATCAATCTACACAATATTTCTCAAGTTTTTGTGGTTTAGGAGACATTTTACTTTATACACTGAGTGGCCTTTTTATTGAGACGACAAGTAAATGTGTAGTACCTTTAGGCAATATTACCTTGGAAATAAACTTTCTATGCAATCTTTCTTACATTATATATCCGCATTAAATGCCTCGCTGTGActatgagatgaagaacagcaattaaagcacttttgctttttgtgttttttttttgcttaaatgtactgattttgtgtcatggatagaTACCACAtatcctttggtttttttttttattagttttaaaacCATCTAATACAATTCTAAAATTCCTCTAAATTATGTAACCATACAAAATCAGACTGAACCTGTATAGAAACTAGTCTGTATGCAAATTTCATAACCTTTCACCTTTGACCCAGCCCAAGGTCACAGATAGGCATTCAACTGTGAACTTCCTTTTCACACTAAATGAAAGTGACACTATAGATCTACTACAATCTCCCTTACCCatacaacatgtataatataCTTTCCCATTACAATCCCCCTCACTGAATGAAAGTGACACTATGGATCTACAACAATCTCCCTTACCCatacaacatgtataatataCTTTCCCATTACAATCCCCCTCACTGAACGAAAGTGACACTATGGATCTACAACAATCTCCCTTACCCatacaacatgtataatataCTTTCCCATTACAATCCCCCTCACTGAACGAAAGTGACACTATGGATCTACAACAATCTCCCTTACCCatacaacatgtataatataCTTTCCCATTACAATCCCCCTCACTGAACGAAAGTGACACTATGGATCTACAACAATCTCCCTTACCCatacaacatgtataatataCTTTCCCATTACAATCCCCCTCACTGAACGAAAGTGACACTATGGATCTACAACAATCTCCCTTACCCatacaacatgtataatataCTTTCCCATTACAATCCCCCTCACTGAACGAAAGTGACACTATGGATCTACAACAATCTCCCTTACCCATACAACATGTATAATACACTTTCCCATTACAATCCCCCTCACTGAACGAAAGTGACACTATGGATCTACAACAAATTCCCTTACCCATACAATATACATTCTCACTACAATCCTCCTGACTAAATAAACTTACGGGATTAATATTTCTGGACACTTTGTGAAGAAGCCTGATGTTTAACGTCTTGTTATATATTGCTAATGAATTATGCTTGTAATGTTCTATTAATTCCACAACAGAATCAAAATTCAAAGGTTCTACAAatccatattttccatctttatgataaattttaatcaatttgtttGTTCCACCTTTGCGTAAAGTTAATGTGTAGTCGCCAGGTGATGTTGCATCCCTCACTAAGAAAGTACCGTCGGGTTTATCACGTAAGTGTTCGTTCACTTCCTCCCTAGAAATATTTCCCCAGTACCAGTCTGCTTCACGTAACTGTTCTTCAGGACTTATTGAAGTGTCCAGCCCTGATCTCCCCACAGATGTATTTTCTGGTCTAGGTGGCACTGGTGGAGCCAGTGGGGGTGTAGTTTCACCCCAGTTGCCATTTTTTAACATTTCCTCAATAATGTCTATGTGTAATTTTGTATTGTCCACGATTTCTCTATAATGAAAACAACATAATCAAGCTCTGAACTAGGAAGTGATAACTCCACAAAAATCAATATCGTATGTGTACATCTAATCCTACTAAATCTGTGTGCATACgtttatcatgtaaatattgTGTATGATACAAACATTTAATCCATTATCTTAGTTCTGTCAGAGGCTCCATAGAGggtaaaatatttaacatgtaaGTTCTGCATTGACTATTATGATACagacgaataaacaatgaacttATACACAGAAATATGGTGTTTAGCCTCAAGGTATTGTGATTTTAATATTACGTATATCAATTGACAGAAAGTGAAACAGTAGGCATTAATTTATATACTGGACATCTTCCAAGGTAAGCTTGCTGACCACAAAACCACAAATAATCATTGGTGATAAGTATTGTAAATAATTAACTAAAAGCAAATAAAGATCTTACACTTAAAAACTGAAGTCATTTTCCCCCTAATTTATATTACAATAAATCGGTCAGCTATAGAGAACTGTATTGATTTTAAGATGTTTTATGTTGTCAGAGAACCATTAAATTTGTCCAACCAAATAATTGTACTTTGGTGAACCCCTATAAATAGCTTTACTCCTTCATAGACTTAAACAGGAAAAAATACCGTAATGCAGCATTAATAACAATTGAGAGGTTTTTCCTTCTAAAGGTTTAAGAGcttaattatattaaaactgaACACAGATTGACATTTAAACAGAGATCACCAACATTAAGGGTGATTGATTTAGGTTCAATGTCTGATTTAAGTTGAATGTCCTGTCAAACAGAGTTGCATATAACATATACCTTTAACCGTTttctacatgtacaaaaaaattaatattcGGATTTACAACAATGCTTTAGATGTACGTTAGAAATGAAGTTTCAAATATTGCCAATACAAATAATGGGATACTTAATCTGATCCAAATTCATTGCATTTTCCCACCCACTGAATTCTTAACCGATTTAACTACAAATCATTTCATCTTATTGGATGGTATAAACCAACTCCCCTTCTACATTGATTATCAATTTAACAAACTGATAGTTAACCTATAAGTGCTAACAAACTTGAAACAACTGGCAGACTAGAacaaacatttcaatattaaaatgaaaatcatGTTTCACTAAACATGTTTCAAGCCTCATCAGTTACatgaaaaattttaaataagGAAATTGCAAAAGTAGAAAAATTTGAATGTACTGAGCCACACGATCTGTACTGATATTAAAAGCACTTTTAGCATTGGTACATGTGACCTGATTTTATTCTTATATTAATCATTATCCAATAATAAAACTCGTAAAACTTTTTAGGCATTATTTACAATGATTTCAAATTAGCTTccataaatacataaatttgcgAATCTCATAAAATATGAGAGCTACATTAAGTTCTATCCTTTTAAAAGATTGTATCTTTATAGTGATTTTAAAGCTGGCTATATTTTAATAgggttatataaatataattaaaccaatgAGGCTATACAGCATGATAATCAGCCcatcttattttatatttcagtgcATTCAACTTAAtaatatcataccacatctccttatttttattttacataaaacatTTGGAACATTTTATCCTTTAATTATTATATCAAATCAAGACCTGAACACCACCCACTTCATGGTTATATTAGGTTAAGTGTGCAAcctttaaattacaaaatttgtTGTCATGGAAACTTGAAATTCTGCTACCATTCCAACAAGTTGACATTTTGATTATGGGCTATGCAAATCTGAGGAAATGTCAATTGCTATGGAACTGCTCATTTCATCCTACACGACTGACACAAAAACCTTTTATAAGAAGTTAATCGATAACTTACATGATTTTCTCCCATGGAGGACGCAGAAGTATATGACAAAACACATGTGACAGTTTATCTAGGCCGTCCGACGTTCCAGATTCGTGTTGTATTCTCCAGAGTCGTATAAAATGACCCATGAGAAAATGTAACGTAGACTTATGTGGTTGTGGTAATTGGGTTGTGAGATCAATTAGGTTTTTAGAGTGTTCTCCACTTTCTGTAATCAAACCAAAATATTacgattaaaacaaaataaaatgtcataTGACTTAAAAGTTACTCACAATTCAATTATTTTCTggctcatacatgtatattgtactTTAAACTATATCGGTATACGTTTACAAATCAAGACTTGgctggagagttatctcattggcactcataccacatcttctgacatctacatattatttttttttcaaatatgatgCTACCTTGGAAATATCTTTACAGTACAAAACTATCTATGTATGTCCAGTTATTTGTAGAACTCTGTTCTTATCTATTGATTGAAGCTGACACCAGCAAAGATGAAATAAATACTATGATAATTAATATTATATGTACTTACTTGCTGCTGTGATGAAGTTATCATAAAATTCTACGGGTATCACTGGATTTGGTAGTTCCCTTAGGTATTTCTTTAAAACCCCAGCCACACAATGTACATTAAACTGAGACAAATTAACTTGTGATGGCTCTgtagctaaaaaataaaaaagaacaggtttaggaaaatgctttttttaaattaaaacaccAATAAATGAACATTTTTTCCTTCATATCATTTAAAACAACAACATCTGTTATCCATCACCTGATATTTCAACAAGAGTTAAAAAAAGAAGtcataagttatattttttttaaatggatgaaTACATTATCTTCATTAGTTTCCATACACTGTGTTTAATGATATGATATGTACAAAGTTTACAAAGGCGACAGTAATTGATGTGTATGTAACATGTGACTGGCATTTACACCAGTACTTGTCAAATATGGGCCATGATTGAGTTAGCTCCCCTACCATGGGCAATACAAACCTAATGACAAAAATTTgcataaaattataatatttgatcAGAATGACCAGAGTTACACTTTGATAGGATACATTAATTACTGTTTTATTCCAGACACCTGAGACATTTATATACTAACTTAGGAATAATGTCACTTAattattttatacacaaaatattgtTACATCACACATATATTGGTATAGGTTGGAAATATTTTGTTAACTTGTATCATGCTTTGATTTTTTCCTTGCATACtttccgataaaaaaaaaaatgatcataattacaaatttatttaaaaacagtaAGAAGCTCTTTTTTTCCCCATTGAATTCATAAAAATATCATACACATCACAAAGTATCCAAATATTCTGTCGATACTAAAAACAGTCAAAAATAAGTCTATGaactgaaaaataattaattgaCCAATATATTCCCTggacaaaaaaaatcttaaagatcTGTCTTATAAAGTTCATTTTAGGTCTAATAAACTTGATGGAAACTAAGTAAGGACAATGTAATAAGCTGATTAAAATACCTCAAGGCTTTTTATAAATTAGCTTTTATAACATCATCTTGTCTCATAAGAAAGAAATAAATCCTTTATGTATCTATATTTGGTCTCATTAGTACAATTCTTGGCAGTTTCTGTGTAATTACTTAGATTTTGCGGGGAAggtattaaatataatttttttccgtTTAACAAGTGTACTAGAAATGTTTAACCCTACTATTAACAGATCTTTGATACTAGATGTCAATTGTGTTAACTTAAAACAATAGAGAGGGGGAAACATTTATCATAATACAGCAATATAAATCTCAGATCAAGAgataaaacatttaattatttaaaatattaaatttttatttttgaaacaacGAGATTTCTATGAACTCATTTTTTACCATTTAAACTGATTTGCTTGGAGTCATAAACAATAGTATTACATTTTATTGCCATACATTTTACGGACTGTAATTTGACAAATTCtttctgaaatcatttttttaacagaGCAATTTATATAGTGTCATTTTACAACTTATAACTTAACTCAGTGACTTTAATTGCATATTTTGAATGATTGGGGAACTTAAAAGAGTAGTTTGCCATCTACCTTTAAAAAAACATGTCATTTATTAGTTGCTAATTTGTTTTGTGCTGCACACAACTTCCTGATTTACAGTTATCAATAAATAATACATccaaaacatttcaaattatttgtgTTCATCATCTTCAAACAAGTGACATAttgaattaaatttatataaaaaaatgttcaccTTTTGTCATATATCCTATAAtataatctatttttaaaaagaggtGACAGAGGGATATTCCAAATAATAATAGGACACTGAGAAATCTAAGATAGAGGTGGGtgtcaaattatatttttctacAGAAAGGTGCTTGTGTAATTCTAAAATCCCCTTTATCAAAGGAGGTGACTCCATTTTCAAACTGAATTGTTAGAGcaccatatatatcttttatGGAATgtgtaataaattaatttacatCACTTTATAACCTTCGCAAACATGAATGTTTTGCAAAAGAAATATGAGAAATGCTtattacaaaaaacacaaaaatctgATAAATGAGATTAGCAAAATATAATATGAGTGTATTGGTGTTTGACTTGTGGAATAAATAACTCACCCATATTCAACTGGACTTTTATAGCATTAACTTCTTCTGACTTGGCATACATTCTATATACACTTAATGCTTCGGTTTCTGAAAGAGAAACAGTGACGTCATGTACTTTAACCTGTGTACTCTTAACTGATCTATTTCTAGTCAATATCAACATCATACTAATACTTTGGGCTCAAATTATCCtttcaatcattttcaattaAATACACTAACGTGCCACTATTTTTAACATTAATATGTGAATATCAAATTTCACtatttggtgggtttttttttaacattaatataTGAATATTCTGGTTAACTTTTTAATCATCTGAAAAATTTGTGTGGGTCGATTCCTTGCAGTTTCTTACATGGGGCCAACAGATGTCAAGCTTTCTTACATATTTTACCGGTTATTTTCATAACAATACACTATTTTGCATTTTGAGGTTACGTAATAAAGAGAAGCCATTAAAATTAATAGATATTTTCACTTAATTTAACTAACAAAATTAGGTCAACTCAATAATACAAAGAACAGTTTTGTACACAGGGTACGGAAGTATATATGAATACATGTACTTACGATGATTTtcacaccatttttcaatctccTCCGTACATTTAGATATAACCCATGGggtttctgtgttattttttcCTATTTCTTCTGCTAAATCTTCTCCAAATACTGAGTCTATAAATGTAAGAAAGACTATGTATAATTACCTCCCCTTTGACCAGTGGTCAAGTCATCTTTCAAAAACATATTGCAAGTTTGTTGATCAGTAATTTCAATACATatactattattttttaaataaaatgcaacaaagaaaacataatattgactttttattatattcaaattgctttaaatatatttaaattgaaaatacttCCTAATTTAATGAGTTTAAGAATACAAGAACACCACtactttatatcatattttatgaaatttcctGCGTATTTTATTCAGATAAAAGTCTAGAAATAAAATGATCTTCTTCTATGCATTAAAATAAATTGAGATAATTTTACATAAGCAAAGATAAATGAGACTGGCTCCCTTACTACCTACTGGGTCATTGCTATTCTAGAATTTTGACGTAATAAGAGTTAATGCTTTACAAGAGGTTTTAAAACATGGGGTAAAGTGAACATTAACTTACTAATAGTAAAACTGGGTCGTCTTAATCTCTCAATCTTTGGCACGCTGCACTCAGATTGCCTTGATGAAGAACAGTAGCGATGACAGCACATTCCACACTCTGGAAAATTAAGATgaagtttttatttattatggcggtcaaaatcaaaaatcatttGTGTTTAAAAACAACGGAAGCAATGTGTTTAAAATGAAAACTATGGATTCAGTATTAATAGCCAGAAAAAGTTCAAAGTGCAAATTTTCAGTATGTTTGTATgaagacttttgtaaaaccaTGATATCAAATATTCATGAACATACAATTATTCATCAATCATCAAAAAATGGTACCCaccaaataaacaaaattatagtTTTAAGGTAACTAATGTTTAAACGTGGTATGAGTACAAATTACAAGCGTAAATATATTTCCCTAAATCTTTGGATTTCTACACTCaatgaaattaaatttcaatttgagGAGAAAACATCAAATGACTTTCAGTTCAGTGGCTGGATGTTTGTTTATCGTTTATTTATTAAATCATAATTATGTGGTGTCAGCATGTAATATTTAGTTGGTCGATTTGAGAATATCAAATACACCATTTTAAAATAGTTAAGAACTTATGCACTTATGATTAAACAGACACATTACAGTACAATGTATTTCTATTCCTagcaaaagagagaaaaaattaaCATTGTTATATAACAAAGAAATTTGTCTATAAGTAAACGAAAACCTGCCAAATAAAAAAGCTTTTAGTTATAAATCAAGATTTAAAGTAGAacctgtcagtttattttgagaTAATGTGGATGTACAATGAAAAACTGGCATTCGTAATGAAATTAATTATAAGGAATTTAACTGTCTGGAAGGAAATATGATCCTTCTTTTCCTACAACTTGAGCTAAAATTAACATCTTTTTATTTGTGATAGCATATGGATGACTTCTGTGAAGATTTTTACCAAGAGAAGTAGGTAAAACTGAGCTTATAATATATTACACGTACTCCACAAAATCTTAATTTGGAGCAAATTGTTTTGattgtcatattttattatgAGTGTGTGTTATTTCAATGTTTGTTAATAACAACATAAAACAATAGAAAAGTTGCATAACATTGTATAAGATAAAAGTTAGGATATTGAA
Encoded here:
- the LOC143071556 gene encoding phosphatidylinositol 3-kinase regulatory subunit alpha-like isoform X2 codes for the protein MPGALFVYQALHDFTPSEQTSDPDDEEIQIEKGDTLEVKGPIDNFEHPNIWLKGKNVTKGTEGLFPGTFVQFIKTIEQSEEPVEEPIPPPPVVPLPHRLVDCYFVRPVTCSFCNDFIWGTGKVGKRCTGCNQVCHSSCWDVEVKSSCTRGNPAPSTPVHSTYVPIENWTCENVVEWMACVRLYRYAQMFKDNQINGKDIKNMDPEKLGDLGIKDDFHKMSLMVCIDELCGRDSSMRPYASSLPLSGQIVEMEDGAASEHRFSEYSFPSMQRCHLCDKFLYGLISQGLQCRECGMCCHRYCSSSRQSECSVPKIERLRRPSFTINSVFGEDLAEEIGKNNTETPWVISKCTEEIEKWCENHQTEALSVYRMYAKSEEVNAIKVQLNMATEPSQVNLSQFNVHCVAGVLKKYLRELPNPVIPVEFYDNFITAAKSGEHSKNLIDLTTQLPQPHKSTLHFLMGHFIRLWRIQHESGTSDGLDKLSHVFCHILLRPPWEKIIEIVDNTKLHIDIIEEMLKNGNWGETTPPLAPPVPPRPENTSVGRSGLDTSISPEEQLREADWYWGNISREEVNEHLRDKPDGTFLVRDATSPGDYTLTLRKGGTNKLIKIYHKDGKYGFVEPLNFDSVVELIEHYKHNSLAIYNKTLNIRLLHKVSRNINPVYTDVSQEVQKLQQVHKDYLKKMAEYDKHYEQHSKLNQELQLKHQALDAFKETVKVFEEQLELHRRHHADASVRDLQRLKENYDLLRGRLDSITGSKEHLEADISAKTQRNRSLISDMNALRPEIKRLNRQRDQIKKYLQDQNYPAEAIEKILESESKVKHEEKDWYVECDRPGSEKLLSNQRDGTFLIRPKRDDKNDKLVLSIVYQGTVGHCLIYKENHHYGFTPQTCDFQNINDLVEHYSRESLREHNSKLDVRLLYPVNKEPAAAGQQNVDSVNYLQMNQS
- the LOC143071556 gene encoding phosphatidylinositol 3-kinase regulatory subunit alpha-like isoform X1, with the translated sequence MPGALFVYQALHDFTPSEQTSDPDDEEIQIEKGDTLEVKGPIDNFEHPNIWLKGKNVTKGTEGLFPGTFVQFIKTIEQSEEPVEEPIPPPPVVPLPHRLVDCYFVRPVTCSFCNDFIWGTGKVGKRCTGCNQVCHSSCWDVEVKSSCTRGNPAPSTPVHSTYVPIENWTCENVVEWMACVRLYRYAQMFKDNQINGKDIKNMDPEKLGDLGIKDDFHKMSLMVCIDELCGRDSSMRPYASSLPLSGQIVEMEADGAASEHRFSEYSFPSMQRCHLCDKFLYGLISQGLQCRECGMCCHRYCSSSRQSECSVPKIERLRRPSFTINSVFGEDLAEEIGKNNTETPWVISKCTEEIEKWCENHQTEALSVYRMYAKSEEVNAIKVQLNMATEPSQVNLSQFNVHCVAGVLKKYLRELPNPVIPVEFYDNFITAAKSGEHSKNLIDLTTQLPQPHKSTLHFLMGHFIRLWRIQHESGTSDGLDKLSHVFCHILLRPPWEKIIEIVDNTKLHIDIIEEMLKNGNWGETTPPLAPPVPPRPENTSVGRSGLDTSISPEEQLREADWYWGNISREEVNEHLRDKPDGTFLVRDATSPGDYTLTLRKGGTNKLIKIYHKDGKYGFVEPLNFDSVVELIEHYKHNSLAIYNKTLNIRLLHKVSRNINPVYTDVSQEVQKLQQVHKDYLKKMAEYDKHYEQHSKLNQELQLKHQALDAFKETVKVFEEQLELHRRHHADASVRDLQRLKENYDLLRGRLDSITGSKEHLEADISAKTQRNRSLISDMNALRPEIKRLNRQRDQIKKYLQDQNYPAEAIEKILESESKVKHEEKDWYVECDRPGSEKLLSNQRDGTFLIRPKRDDKNDKLVLSIVYQGTVGHCLIYKENHHYGFTPQTCDFQNINDLVEHYSRESLREHNSKLDVRLLYPVNKEPAAAGQQNVDSVNYLQMNQS